From the Microbacterium profundi genome, the window CGGCACGACGAACACGAAGTACACGACCAGCGCGACGGCGAGGAAGCTGATGATGGCCGAGATCAGATCGCCGATCGGGAATGTGACCTCCTGGCTGTAGATGCCGGTCATCTGAATGCCGATCTCACCCGTCGCACCCGCGTCGAAGAACAGCGAGACGAGTGGGGTGATGATCGCTGAGACCACAGCGTTGACGATCGCTGTGAACGCACCGCCGATGACGACGGCCACAGCAAGATCGATGACATTGCCCTTGGTGATGAATTCCTTGAATCCCTGGAACACGGGAACCCCCATCTTTCGATGCAGACCTCAGGAAGAGGCTGGAGCCGCAGCAGGCGCCGGGTTGGCACTTGTCGACGGTTCCGATTTCGATGATGACGAAGTATCGGCCTTTCCGCCAGAGCCACTCCGAGAGTCGGTCCGATAGAATCCGGAGCCGTTGAACGTCACACCGATCGATCCGTACTGTTTGCGCAACGCGCCGCCGCATTCGGGGCAGATCGCGAGAGCGTCGTCCGAGAAGCTCTGGACGGCGTCGAACTTGTGGCCGCACGATGTGCAGGCGTAGGCATAGGTGGGCATATCGTCTCGGGTGGATCAGGGTCGCGATGGCGACAGGGTGAGCGTGCGGGTGGGCGTCACGATGCCGGTGACCGGCTGGTCGTGCACCTCGCGCGGGAGGGATTCGAGTACCTCGGAATCATAGATCACGGCGTACACGGGAGGGCATTTCTCCATGGATCCGATGGTCTTGTCGAAGTAGCCGCGGCCCCAGCCGAGCCGCATGCCCGTGGAGTCGACGGCAGCGGCGGGGATGATCATGAGATCGACGTCGTTCACGGCGATCGGGCCGAGAACCTCGCCGGTCGGCTCCGGCAATCCGAAGAGCCCCTCGGAGGTCTCGTCGGTGTCGTCGGCGACCGCCCAGTCCAGCAGGCCGTCCGCGCGCGTGACCGGCAGGAGGACTCGGATGCCGCGCTGCACGGCTGCGGCGACGAACTCCCGGGTGCCGGGCTCTGTCATGGCCGAGAGGAAGCATGAGATCGATTCGGCCGAGTGCGCCTCGATCAGGGCATCGAGCTGTTCACGGATGCCGGATGCCGCGGTCGCGCGCTGTGCGTCTGAGAGCAGTTGCCGCCGCTCGCGCAGCTCGGCGCGCAGCGCGCGCTTCTCGTGCTCGACATCGGTGGACATGCCTCGAGTCTACGTGTCGATGAGTGAGGAGCCCCCGCTAAGCTGGCCTGATGGGACACCAGAAAATGAAGGCAGTCATTCCGGCAGCTGGCCTCGGAACGCGGTTCCTGCCCGCGACCAAGGCGATGCCGAAGGAAATGCTTCCGGTGGTGGACAAGCCGGCGATCCAGTACGTGGTCGAAGAGGCCGCCGCAGCCGGCATCGATGACATCCTCGTGATCATCGGCCGCAACAAGAACATGATCTCCAATCACTTCGACTCCGTGCCGGAGCTCGAGGTGAAGCTCACCGAGAAGGGCGATATGGCCCGCCTCGAGCGCGTCATGAAGTCGAGCGACCTGGCCGACATCCACTATCTGCGCCAGGGCGAGCCCAAGGGGCTCGGGCACGCGGTGCTGCGCGCGAAGGCGCACGTCGGCGACAGCTCGTTCGCCGTGCTGCTCGGCGATGACCTCATCGACGAGCGCGATGAGCTGCTGACCACCATGATCGAGATCAACGAGCGCACCGGCGCGACCGTCGTCGCGCTGATGGAGGTCGACCCCTCGAGCATCCACCTCTACGGTGCCGCGGCTGTCGAGCAGACCGACGAGACCGACATCGTGCGCGTCACGGGGCTTGTCGAGAAGCCTTCTCCGGAGGACGCCCCCTCCAACCTCGCCATCATCGGCCGCTACATCCTGCCGGCAGCTGTGTTCCCGATTCTGGAGCGCACCGAGCCGGGCAAGGGCGGAGAGATCCAGCTCACCGACGCGCTGCAGGAGCTCGCCGCGGATTCGGAGGGCCCTGGTGTCATCGGAGTCGTCTTCCGCGGACGACGCTATGACACAGGCGACCGCGTCGACTACATCAAAGCGATCGTGCAGCTCGCGACGGATCGCGACGACCTCGGCGCCGAACTGCGGCCGTGGCTGAAGGAATTCAGCGAGCGCCTCTAGGCGTTTCGAGGGCGGGGATGCGCATGGATCTGCTGCCGGGGCACCGTCACGGTCCGGTCGAGCTGAGGCTCGTCCGCCCCCGCGATGCCCGCGTGCTGCAGCACGAACTGGTGAACAATCGCTCGTGGCTGCAGCGCTGGGAGGCGACGATCCCGAACGGATCGGCGTCGTTCGACATGCGCCTCAGCATCCGTCGCCTGCTGCAGCAGTACCGCGACGGCGGAGGATACCCGTTCGTGATGGAGCACGACGGCGAGATCGCCGGCCAGCTGAACATCTGGGGCGTCGCGCGGGGGTCGCTGTGCTCGGCGACGATCGGGTACTGGGTCAGCGAGCGGTTCGCGGGCAAGGGCATCACGCCGACGGCGGTCGCCCTCGCCACCGATGCGTCGTTCCGGGAGTTCGGCCTGCATCGGATGGAGATCTGCATCCGTCCTGAGAACGAGGCGAGCCTGCGCGTCGTGCAGAAGCTCGGGTTCCGCTACGAGGGACTCCGACGCCGCTACATCCACATCGACGGCGACTGGCGCGACCACTACGCCTTCGCGCTCACTCGTGAGGATGCACCAGAGGGCGTGCTCAACCGCTGGATCCACGGGCGAGCGCCGCAAGACGCCGCAATGGTTCCGCCGTCGGATCGGCTCTCGATCTGAGAATCGTCCACGCCCGGTCGCGACACGCGCCCGGGGTGAGGGGCAGGGGCGACCGGGTCGCATACCGTTGACCCTATGGATGGGCCGGTGCTGAGCGGGGGCGTGATCGTCCTCGTCGCCGTGCTGCTCTGGATGCTGTATCTGCTGCCTTCCTGGCGCGGTCGCTACCAGTACAACGCCTCCGAACGCAACGCGGTCCGGCTGAACCAGGCCCTGCGCGTGCTCGCCGAGACCAGCGAGACGCCGGCCGAAGTGCACCTCGAGCTCAACGCCCGCACCGCCCACGCCCAGCAGAAGCTTGCGAAACGGCTGCAGTCGGAGAAGGAGTCGGTCGAGCTCGTACGGCTCCGTGAGGAACTCGCAGCGACCCGCACCGACCCCGTCGTGAGGCAGGCGCGTGCCCGTCGGCGGGTGCGTGCGGTCGCGACGGTGCTCCTGATCGCAGGGCTGGTCGTCGCAGGACTCGGCGTGTGGCAGTTGCTGAGCGGCGGCGCGCAGCTGCTCGTCTGGACCGGCGGCTCTCTCGCACTCGTGGCCGCGATGACGCTGCAGAAGATGGCATCAGTGTCACGACGTGCGGCTCGTCGCCCCGTCTCCGTCGTCACCGAGAGCACGGCCGCGGGTCGTGTCTCTCCGCCGCTGCACGATCAGGGCCGTACATCGTGGACACCGAGGCCGTTGCCGGCGCCGCTGGTGCAGGTCGCAGGGTCGGCCACCCAGATCGCGCGGGCCGAGATCGACGCGCAGCAGGCGCTGCGCCGTGCCGCGCGCGTCGCAGCACTTCGCGAGCGTGCGGAGGAGATGGCAGCGCCGGCGCCGGTGTCGCTGCCCGCGGCCAAGGAAGCGACCTCGCCGTACGCGCGGATGGGGTTCGTCGACGACGCCGAGATCGAGCAGCATGTGCGGCAGCTTCTCGAACGACGCGCCGCCGGCTGAGCACCATCGCGACGCAGCCCACCTGTGGAGCGTGATAATCTAACTGAGGTTCACGGGCCTATGGCGCAGTTGGTAGCGCGCCTCGTTCGCATCGAGGAGGTCAGGGGTTCGAATCCCCTTAGGTCCACCATAAGAGTCTTACTAGAATCGCCGTCCTCTTCGATGCCGGCGAGGATCGCTTCGGTGAGACGACCCGAGAGATCTGATCCCAAGAGACCGCCCATATGGGCGGTCTCTTCTTGTTGTGGCCCGGTGTGGCGCGCGGCTTCGGCTTGAGCGCTCGCGTCAGCCGCTGTGCTACCCAAGTCGGCGCTGTAGGCCGTCCAGCCGCGCTGTGCCGCGAGGAGTTCCCTGAGTGGCTGTTTGATGTCGTCACCAATGACGTCATCGTTGGCGACGTAGAGATTGTTGAATATCGCCTGATTCAGCGCGCGTCGTGCGTCGTCGCTGGAGGCGACGTAAAGCGCCCGAACATCGGTAAGCAGCTCGAGGAACGCCTCGATGTGTGCTTTACCCGCGTTTAGGTCTGTGGTGGCAGTATCGAGTTGTTCTCGAACGCTCTCCCGCTCACGACCAAGCTCGCGGAGTCGTTGGCGGATGCGCTCGCTAGGAAGCGAAGCGTCGGCAGCGAGGTCGAGCAGGTTGTCTTCCTTCGCCCGAAGAACGACGAGTCGGTCTTCGAGCTGGGCGCGGCGCAAATGCTCAGCGTTGGCTTCGTCACGCATGGCGCGCTCAAGATTGTCGCGCACGATGTGTATGAACTCGGGGCTGAGTTCGACCTGTTTGTAATGCTCCTCGACTGCGGCTTCGATATTGTCGACGTTGGCGAATGGTGCGTCACACGTGCCGTCCTGGGAACCTCTGCAGAAGAAGTACCAGTACTCGCCGCCACCTTTGCCAACGGAGCGCTGCTGGATCAGCCGCCGGTTGGAGTTGCGCTCAAGGCGGCAGTGCCCGCACCAGATGCTGCCCTTGAGATAATGGGTGTAGCGGCGGCGACGCTCTCCCGACACACCTCGTGTTTCGAGGATCCCTTGCACAGCGTCGAACACCCCCTCGTCGATGAGCGGAGTGTGGCGTCCCTTGAAGACTTCGTCTTTATATGTGATCTCTCCGATGTAGTAGCGATCACGAAGCATCTGTTGGATCTTGGTATCCGAGACTGGCCCAGCAGGCCTTCGGAATTTGTCAAGGCGAGTGAGGCCGGTGGGTGTTAGGCGGCGAGTTGGATCTCGTCGGTTGGTGGCTGGTTGATCCACGCGGCCGGGTCTCGGTCGAGGATCTTCGGTCGCGTCTGTCGCGTCGTGAACCGTTCGGGGTGGGCGCGGCGGGCGGCCTCGAGTGTGGCGTCTCGGTCGCGGTCGATGGCGTCGGCGTGCCCGTAGTGCACGTCGGCGGGCGTGTGCATGCCGATGCCGGTGTGCCGGTGGTGGTGGTTGTAGGCGTGCACGAATTCGTCCAGGAACTGCCGTGCGTGGGCGAGGGAGACGAACCGGTCGGGGAAGACGGGCAGGTACTTCATCGTCTTGAACAGCGCTTCGGAGTAGGGGTTGTCATTGGACACGTGCGGTCGGGAGCGGGACGCGGTCACGCCGAGATCGGCGAGCAGGGTGCGGACGGTCTTCGACGTCATCGAGGGGCCGCCGTCGGAGTGCACGACCTCGGGGGTGCCGTGGATCCCGAACGCGTCGGTCATCATCTCCTTGGCGAGTAGGCCGTCCTCGCAGGCGTGCACGATGGCGCCGACGATGTAGCGGGAGAAGATGTCGATCATCACGTACGCGTCGTAGTACGTGCCTTTGACAGGGCCGGCGAGTTTCGTGATGTCCCAGGTATAGACCTGCCCGACGGCGGTCGCGATCAGCTCCGGCACCTTCCGCGGCGGATGGGTCGCGAGCCGGCGCCGCTCCCGTACCTGCGTGTGCTCGCGCAGCACCCGATACATGGTCGAGACCGAGCCCACGTATTCGCCGCGCTCGAGCAGGATGGGATAGATCTGCAACGGCGGCTTGTCGACGAACTCGTCACTGTTGAGCGTGGACAGCACCAGCGACCGCTCGACGCTCGAGAGCTTGTTCGCTGGGGCAGGACGAGCCGACGGCGGCTCGGGGTCCGGTCGGCGTGCGCGGGAGGCGGCGCGGGTCGCGGTCGCACGCGCCACGCCGGTCAGGGCTGCCGCCTGCCGGGTCGGCACGTCCGCGGCGGCCAGTTCGACGTAGGTGTTCATGAGCGCTTCCCGCGCCGCGGGTCGGTGTCCGCGCTCTTGGAGATCTGCCCCAAGAGCGCGTGCGCTTTTCCCATGATCTCCAACGCCGTCCGCGTCATCGACAACTCCACCTCGGCCTTCCGCAGTTGCGCCTTCAACCGGGCGTTCTCGGCCTGCGCGGCGCTGGGACGACCGACCGCTTCGCCGGGGTTCTTGCCCTCCAGCAGACCCGCGTCGCGCTGCTTGCGCCACTCCGAGATCAGCGACGAGTACAGGCCATGTCGGCGCAGGTATCCCGCGCCCTCACCCGTCTCGCACGCGACCTCGTACTCGGACAGGTACTGCAACTTCTGGCCCGGCGAGAACGAACGCCGACGCGTCGGCCCGTCCGGGATCGAGGGTGCGCTCACGACTCCATCATCGGCCGCGACGACCGCGACCGGGGAACTCAAACTCATCAGATTGGTGATCCTTCAACTCGCCCCACGAGGCGGACTTGCTATAAACCGGTGGACTCACTCAACCCTGACACGTAGGGCTTCGCGATGTGGCGCGAGTGAGCAAGCCGCGATCGGTGAGTTCATCGGCGATGTCCTGGTAGGTGTGGTTTCCGGTGGCGTAAAGCTCGAACGCGAGTTGGACGAATGGTGCTCGCTCGGTGTCGATCGCGACGGTGTTGATCTTTCGCCCGTCGACATTTTCCGTGACGTTGAGATAGCCAAGGGGTGCGCGTCCCAGCGTGCCGCCGTTCTTGGCCTTCTGAGCCATCTTGTACGCGATGTCGGCTCCATCTTCGCGGGAACGGTACTCGTTGAATGCGGCGAGTATGCCGTGCATCAGTTGACCAACGGGTGTCGCGTCGATCGATTCGGTAGCGGAGATCAGATTAACCCCACGCTTCTGGAGGTCTGCCATCACCACCGCGTCGTCTATGCGGTTTCGGGCGAAACGCGACAGCTTGTAGACGATGACGTAGTCGACATCCCGGTCACGCCGAATGCGTTCGAGCATTTCTTGGAAGGCGATGCGCTTTGTCATCTCCGTGGCGGATTTACCCGGCTCGACGTACTCCGCGACGATTGTGAGGCCAAGTTGTTCTGCCTTGCGCTGGCACGAGACGCGTTGGGCTGGGATCGAGATGCCCTCGGGGTCGTAGTCAGTGTTGACCTGCCCCTTGCTTGACACCCGGAGATACGTCACTGCGCGTGATCCGACCGGGACGTCAGCACCCCCGAACGCGGTCGACGTCGTGAGGTTGAGCGCGCCATCCGCTTCGTTCAGCTCAATCACGACAGGTCGTAGAGCTGGTGGCGCGGCAGTGAAAGCGATCGGTGTAGAAGCGTCAAGATTGCTCATTAGGGGCCCTCCTTCGATTAGGTCCTCCGGATTAACCCTCTTCTGGGCGAGGAAGTCCAGTCCAAACGGAGCTTCCACGGCAGTTTCATCGCTGCCGACCGGGGGCGCATGTCCGATGTAGTTTTCACCTCGCGCTAGCGCGTTCATGGGAAGTTCCACGGGCTAGCTGGCGAACGCATGAATGTACCCCTTCACTTCCACGAGGTCATAGATCTGGCGGAGCCGCTCTATCAGTGGCTCGTAGTTCCACTGGAGCGCTTCGAAGTCGACGCCGTGATCAATGCACCAGTCGGCAAGCTCGTTCTCCCAGTCCTCGAGTGGGCTGAGTGCTCGTAGCGCTTGCTCGTGGTTCTCGTAGCTGCCGGCGTGGGCTTCGCGGAATGCCTCCATGAGCTGTGGTGTGGTGGCGTCGACGTCGGGTAAGGAAAGAAATGCCTGGAGTGCGTCATCCTTCTCGATATCCAGGTTGATGAGTTCTTCGCACAGCGCGTCGGTTCCTCCGCTATCGACGGAGGCCGGAAGATGCACTCGGTAGGGGATGCCTTGGACGTACAGGTCCGTGCGGACGAGCAGTTTGTCGAGTTTCGGTGGCAGATGCTCGTTCATGAACTGTCGGCCGCTGCCGTAGTTCTCTCGCTGGACGAGGTACGTGCCTAACCAGTCGATCGCTTCTCTCACGTATGCGTCGGCGCTGGGGCTGCTGTAGAGATGGAGGTACTCGTCGCGCAGCGAGAGGTAGTTGGCTTCTCCAGTACGACCGAAGTTTGCGAGCTCGGATTCACGGCCGAAAGCTCGTCCAAGGACGTGGGCGATCATGCGGGCTGTGCTGTCGCTGATCTCGCCCTTCTCGGCCATCGCCATCGCGATGCCATCTGTAATGCGCTCATTGAAGCGTTGGTGCGCGACTTCGAGACGTCGCCAATCGGCATCGTCTGATTGCGCGGCTGGTCGGGGTTCGTGCTCGTTCATGATCGGCCTCCGGTGGCGAGGACGTATCGCCCGAGGGCGTCGACCCAACCCTCTTGCTCGAAGGGCACCCGGAGGTCGTTGAGTTCGGCCAGCGCTGTTTCGGCTCGGAGTTCTCCGGTGCCGGCAAACCAGCACAGCGCAGTGTCAATGCCGCCGTGGACGCTTCCGGCGATGAGCCGTGCAAGCGTTTCCGAGCGTGCTTCGGGATCCAGGGCGAGCCCCATTTGTATGAGTTGCATCGCCTTGGCGGTCTCGTCTGGGCTGACGGTGGTGATGGTTGATGAGTTCATATCGTTCCTCCTTTCGGTGAGGTAGTGATGGGTTCCGGATACGGGGCAAGCTGACGGTTCATGGACTCCGGTGTGATGACCCAGAACATGTTCGATGTGACGGTTTGGTCGGCGGCGATGGCGTCGCGGATGCGTTTGGCGCGGATGGGATCGGGCACGATCCAGACGATTGCCGGGAAGAGTCCGCGAGCTGCCTGTTCCGTCCCGGTGGCGAAGTATCGCTGGTAGATGCGGCACTTACGGAGCACTGCGGGTATGTGCTCGGTGCCGAGGTCTACTTCGATGAACGAGTGGGTCTCGGTGTGGGCATCTGCGGTGACGACCAGAAGGTCGGGCTTGAGCGTGATCTCCGCAGCACTGCCGCTGGTGAAGCTTCGCCAGCAGGCCGGTTCGAGTTCGAGCTCCAAGAGTTCGAAGCGTCCAGCATTCGCCTGTTCGATCAGGCTGACGGCGGTGTCAGCGACTGCGAGCATGTGCCGCATAAAGGTGCGTCCCGGCTCTTCGTAGCGTCGTCGCCCTCGGTCGCCTCGTCGGGCGCGTAGGAAGCGGTCACCGGCTGCGCCGAGCTGCCAGACGATGAGAGCGGAGCCGTGTGCGATGCCGCCGATGCGCCGCTCCAAGCGGGCGATGACGCGCAACTGCTCGAGCCGGTTCAGGACGCGCGTTGTGCCTCGGGTCGCGCTGCTGACAGTGGCGTGGTCGCCGAGTGGTGCGGCTGGCAAATGGAGTCGTTGGAGTTGGCGGGTGCTCAGGAGCCGAAATCGTTCGACGTCTTCGAGTATGCGAATGTCGCGGAGGCTGAGGTGTTCCTCGAGCCGGGCGACCCGCTGGGCACTCATAGCTGCCTCCGGCCTGTGGTCGGAAGATCCGCTGCAACGCAGCGGGAGTCCCAGCCAGGAAGTGGCCAGAAGGGGCGGAACAGGGGCGACAACGCTGGGGGTTGATCGTGGTGACACGAACGTCGAGCGGAATACTGACCGGATCCCGTCTGCCAGAGGAAGCCGATCATGTTCGCCTCGCCTTCTGGTGCGTTGGTGCCGATGGCGATTGCTGCGTGGCCGCTACTGGCTGCGGCGATGTGGCGGTCGGCTCGGCTCCGTAGAGGCGACGGCTTGCCTCGCGGATGGTCTTGCCTGCGCCGGTCTCGGGGAGCGGCGGGAGGACTGATGCGGAGCACCATTCGGTGGTCGTTCCACCGGCCACGAGTCGCGCATAGACGTGGTGCTTGGGGAGTGCTTTGAAATCTTCAGCGTTGAGCGTTGGCGCTTGCTTCGCCATGTCGTGGGCATCGTCTTGTTCGAGCGGGAAGCAAATTTTGGAGCGGGCGTTCGCATCGAATCCGGAGCGCATGGCGGCAGGCAGCTGCTCTCGATATTGGTGTGCGACGTGGAGGCCAACGCCGTAGGAACGGAAGACACTCATGGCATCCCCGATAGGTGTTGGCAGATGCAGATAGTTCTGCACCTCGTCGATGAAGATCATGCCGGGACGCTTCATCGGGTCTTTCTCGGCTGCGCGCTCAGTTGTGGCCAGAAACAGTTCGGCGACGATAAGGCTCCCTAGCAGCTTGGATGCCCCTGCGCCCACCAGCGCATCGTTCAACGGCACTAAAACGGTCTTTCGTTCCCGGAAGATGTCGCGCAACCGGAAGCGTGGCTGGGACTGCCCGAGGATACGCACGAGGGGCTTTCGCATCACAATTTTGCGAAGCTTATTAAGGCTCGGCGCGATCGCGGCGGCGCGTTGCCCGGGACGCATGGCTTCGAACTCATCCCAGAATGCGGCGAGTGTCAGGTCGCCCTGCACGGCGGCGATGACGGGGCGACGGAACGAGGCATCGGTGAGAAGTCGGGGCAGGTCGATGAGCGTGTAAGGCTCACCGCGAACTTGGCCCGCCCGTGCGAGCGAGAGAAGCGATCCCTGAATCAGGTACTCGGTGCGTGGTCCCCAGCCGTCGTGGAAAACAGCGGCAAGGGCGGAGAGGATGCCGTCGACGACAATGTCTGGATCGCGATCGCCGACGTCGAGCGGGTTGAACCCGACGGGTGCATCCTCGTCGCTGGCGTCGAGTACCACGATGCGACCGGCTGCCTCAGCGGGCGCTGTGTCGAGGATGCGGTTAATGAGCTGCACCTTCGGTTCGATCACGCAGCAGGCGCGCTCCGCTCTGATGTCCTCTTGAATCAGATGCTCAAGCAACGTGGACTTGCCGGAGCCCGTCGGCCCGAGTACCAGGGTGTGCAGGAGGCGGCTCTGTGGGTCGAGGCCTATCGGGCGGACTGGTCCGGGCGCTGTCCCGGTTGCGAATACCCCCTTAGTGCGCGACACGATCTCTGGAACCGGCAGCAGTCGTGGGTGCACGGCCGGAGCGCCGGGGTAGTCGCGCTCGCCGAGCGGCCATCCGAGTAGCGGTACGAGTTCGTCGACGCGGAGGCGAAGTTTGCTCCCACCACCGGGGCGTCCGGACTTCCAACGTGACGCCGAGTCACGAACCAGCGACAGCCGAACACCGGGGCTCTCCAAAGGCTGGAACGCACCGAAGACCTCCCAGGTGAAGGCACGGGTTCGTTTGACCGTCTCGGCAGTGACGCCAATGCGAAGCGTCGTTTCGAAGCGAACCTCAGAAGCATGCTCGTGTAGACGTTTGCGTGTATCTGTTGACGCTGGACGTGCGCCGTCGAGGATCCGCGAACCGAGTGGCTGGAGTGGGTCGAGGGGAGCGCCCGACAACTGTTGAGGCCGACGAACCGCACCCAGTACGACCTGGATGCCGACGACTTCCTCCTTCCGGCGGCTGGCCAGCGCCTGATAGATGCTGCCGACGATCTGCTCCGGTTCCACGTCCGCCAGTGGCAGCCCTCCTGGGCGGGCCGTTACTCGGTTGACCGTGGCCATGTCGGCGCGTTTGGCGGCCTCAAACCGGAGTCCGGGCGCCATGCCGCCAAAGAGCCGTTTCAGGCGGTGAACCGCCGTTGGGGCGCAGCCAAACGTCGCGACAATGCCCTCGTTACGGGCCTGCAGCTCGAATGCCACGGGACGCCGGATGTCGCTTGAAGCAAGGCGCATCAGCATGACAGCAACTGTCGAGGCGCTGAGCGGTCGGGCGAGAAAGAGCCGTGTGAAAACGAATGAGTCAGGCATGGCTGGCCTCCTCGTCTGTATGCGTTGTCGCGTGCGCTTGGGCAGCAACTTCGAGGCGTGCCTGCTCGAGGCCCGCAACCGTGATGATCTTCGCGACCTGTTCGGGACGGAGGTCGTGGTTGAGCTCCGAAAAGACCCAGACACGGCGTCCTTGAGTTTTGCGATAGCGGCGCTTGCCGCGGGCATGACTGGTCATGCGTGAACCTCCTTCCCACCTCGGCTTTGGTTTCGCGTAACGGTCGCGGAAGGACGTTGGGTTCGTCGATAGGCATAAGCCGGTTCGACGTAATGGGGACTGTTATGAACTCGAACGCCTGATTTGTCAATCGTTTTGAACGGGCGCGAGCGATGTCAAGCTGTGTGGAGTCACGCGGCCTTGTTTTGTGGTTTCTCGTTGGGCAGGTTGATCCCGACCGTGCCAGCGGGTGTGGGTGTGCTCGGGCGGGCGCGGAAGCGTTCCGGGTGCGCCTCGAAGTAGCGTTGCAGGGCGTGTTCGCGTGTCTGCCAGGCCTCGCGCCAGGATCCATCGTGGACCTGGGACGGGGAGAACAACGCGATACCGGAGTGCTTGTGCTCCTGGTTGTACCAGGGCACGTACTCGCCGAGATATGCCCTGGCGGAGTCGAGGTCGGCGAAGACTTTCGGGTAGCCCGGCCGGTACTTCATGGTCCGGAATCCCGCCTCGCTGAAGGGGTTGTCATCGGACACGTACGGCCGGCTGTGTGACAGTTCAGTGCCGTGCTGCTCTTTCAGGAAGTCTCGCAGCAGGTTCGATTTCATCGCGGCGCCGTTGTCGGCGTGCACGATGCACGGCGTGCCGTGCATGGCGATCGCCTGCGCGAACATCTCGACGGCGAGGTGGTCGGCCTCACGGTCCTCGACCCGCCATCCGACGATCTCACGGGAGAAGATGTCGGTGATCTTGTACGCCTTGAACACCACCCCACGCCACGGCGAGTACAGGTCACTGATATCCCACGTCCAAACCTGCCCGGGGCCGGTCGCCTTCAGCACGGGTTTGTTCCGCGGCGCCGTGCGCTCCTTACGAGCCGGGACCTTCGGGCGCAGCATCTGGTCCTCGATCTCCGCTGCGATCCGCCACCAGGTGCGGCGGGAGCCGAGCATGATCCCTTGGTCCCATGCCGAGGCGAACGCGTGATCGACGGAGTTCTGTCCCGCCCACCCGGACAGGATGTGCTCGGTGATCTTCTCCCGGTCCGGCTCGCTGATCCGCGACTGGTACGCCCGCTCGGTCTGCGGGATCGGATCGGCGACCCGGTCCCGCGGGTGCTGCCGGTAGTGCCACGTCGACCGGGACACCCCCGTCAGCTCCAGCGCCTGCCGCTGGGATCCGGTGATCCAGGCCAACTCCGCCACGAGGTCGTTCTCCATGCTCAGGAACTCGACGGATCGGTCGTCGTCGGGATCTCGGCGGGCTCTGGCTCGCTCATCGCGTGCAAGAGCCCGATAGCTTTTCCCAGCGCATCGTTGGTGTCCTCCAGCTCCCGCACCCGCGCGGTCAACCGCGTCACCTCGTTCTCATGCGCGGCGCGTTCTCTCGCACGCTGCTTCTCCAGCGCGGTGCGCTTGCTCGGTGGGATCGTCATACCACTACCTTCTCGCGGGACCAGCCCCCGGTCGAGGTCACCCTCGAACACCGCGTCGCGCCACCGCCGCAGCCGGGCATACGACACGCCCCGCGCGGCGAGCCACGGCCGCTTCTGACCGTGCGGCTGCACCTGATACTCGTGCACGATCTCACGGATCTCCGTGGCCGTGAACCCTGGACTGACAGTCATCACCCTGACTCCCTACTGATCATGAACGACTCACAACCAGCTTGACAAAGAGGGGCGTTGTCTATTCCACAACGACATAACAGAGGTGAACCTGCTTGAGCTTCTCATCGCCCACCCC encodes:
- a CDS encoding DDE-type integrase/transposase/recombinase, encoding MENDLVAELAWITGSQRQALELTGVSRSTWHYRQHPRDRVADPIPQTERAYQSRISEPDREKITEHILSGWAGQNSVDHAFASAWDQGIMLGSRRTWWRIAAEIEDQMLRPKVPARKERTAPRNKPVLKATGPGQVWTWDISDLYSPWRGVVFKAYKITDIFSREIVGWRVEDREADHLAVEMFAQAIAMHGTPCIVHADNGAAMKSNLLRDFLKEQHGTELSHSRPYVSDDNPFSEAGFRTMKYRPGYPKVFADLDSARAYLGEYVPWYNQEHKHSGIALFSPSQVHDGSWREAWQTREHALQRYFEAHPERFRARPSTPTPAGTVGINLPNEKPQNKAA
- a CDS encoding type IV secretory system conjugative DNA transfer family protein, with product MPDSFVFTRLFLARPLSASTVAVMLMRLASSDIRRPVAFELQARNEGIVATFGCAPTAVHRLKRLFGGMAPGLRFEAAKRADMATVNRVTARPGGLPLADVEPEQIVGSIYQALASRRKEEVVGIQVVLGAVRRPQQLSGAPLDPLQPLGSRILDGARPASTDTRKRLHEHASEVRFETTLRIGVTAETVKRTRAFTWEVFGAFQPLESPGVRLSLVRDSASRWKSGRPGGGSKLRLRVDELVPLLGWPLGERDYPGAPAVHPRLLPVPEIVSRTKGVFATGTAPGPVRPIGLDPQSRLLHTLVLGPTGSGKSTLLEHLIQEDIRAERACCVIEPKVQLINRILDTAPAEAAGRIVVLDASDEDAPVGFNPLDVGDRDPDIVVDGILSALAAVFHDGWGPRTEYLIQGSLLSLARAGQVRGEPYTLIDLPRLLTDASFRRPVIAAVQGDLTLAAFWDEFEAMRPGQRAAAIAPSLNKLRKIVMRKPLVRILGQSQPRFRLRDIFRERKTVLVPLNDALVGAGASKLLGSLIVAELFLATTERAAEKDPMKRPGMIFIDEVQNYLHLPTPIGDAMSVFRSYGVGLHVAHQYREQLPAAMRSGFDANARSKICFPLEQDDAHDMAKQAPTLNAEDFKALPKHHVYARLVAGGTTTEWCSASVLPPLPETGAGKTIREASRRLYGAEPTATSPQPVAATQQSPSAPTHQKARRT